The Candidatus Dechloromonas phosphoritropha genome includes a region encoding these proteins:
- the kdpB gene encoding potassium-transporting ATPase subunit KdpB, whose product MTRKNFTLFDPALAFPAIADAFRKLNPAVQWRNPVMFVVYVGSILTTILWLQALFGQGEAPAGFILVITIWLWFTVLFANFAEALAEGRSKAQAASLRDLKKETWAKKLHEPKFGAQWQMIEASELRKGDVIVVQAHEMIPADGEVIEGVASVDESAITGESAPVIRESGGDFSAVTGGTRVLSDWIVVRVTVNPGETFVDRMIAMVENAKRQKTPNEIALTILLVALTIVFLGVTVTLLPFSMFSVEAAGAGTPISITVLIALLVCLIPTTIAGLLSAIGVAGMSRMMQANVIATSGRAVEAAGDVDVLLMDKTGTITLGNRQASTFLPAERVTEAELADAAQLASLADETPEGRSIVVLAKQRFSLRERDIHALDAHFVHFSAHTRMSGVDLGDRQIRKGAADAIRKHVESLGGTFPLNVSGIVDEVARRGSTPLVVSEGTRVVGVIELKDIVKGGIKERFAELRKMGIKTVMVTGDNRVTAAAIAAEAGVDDFLSEATPEAKLALIREYQAEGRLVAMTGDGTNDAPALAQADVAVAMNTGTQAAKEAGNMVDLDSNPTKLIEVVETGKQMLMTRGSLTTFSIANDIAKYFAIIPAAFVTTYPQLAALNVMGLASPASAILSAVIFNALIIVFLIPLALKGVKYRPLGAAALLRQNLVIYGLGGFIVPFIGIKLIDLVIATIGLA is encoded by the coding sequence ATGACCCGCAAAAATTTTACCCTGTTCGACCCCGCTCTGGCCTTTCCGGCCATTGCCGACGCCTTCCGGAAACTCAATCCAGCCGTGCAATGGCGCAATCCGGTGATGTTCGTCGTCTACGTTGGCAGTATTCTGACCACCATTCTCTGGTTGCAGGCCCTCTTTGGGCAAGGCGAAGCACCGGCCGGCTTCATCCTGGTGATCACCATCTGGCTGTGGTTCACCGTGCTCTTTGCCAATTTCGCCGAAGCACTGGCTGAAGGGCGCAGCAAGGCCCAGGCCGCCTCGTTGCGTGACCTGAAGAAGGAAACCTGGGCCAAGAAGCTGCATGAGCCAAAATTTGGCGCTCAATGGCAAATGATTGAGGCCTCTGAGCTGCGCAAGGGTGATGTGATTGTCGTTCAGGCCCATGAAATGATTCCGGCCGACGGTGAGGTCATCGAAGGCGTCGCCTCGGTCGACGAATCTGCCATCACTGGTGAATCCGCGCCGGTCATCCGCGAATCCGGCGGCGACTTCTCTGCTGTCACCGGCGGCACCCGGGTGCTGTCCGACTGGATCGTCGTTCGGGTTACCGTAAATCCCGGCGAAACCTTCGTCGACCGCATGATTGCCATGGTCGAAAATGCCAAGCGCCAGAAGACGCCGAACGAAATCGCTCTGACCATCCTGCTGGTCGCGCTGACCATCGTCTTCCTCGGGGTGACGGTGACCCTGCTGCCGTTCTCGATGTTCAGCGTCGAAGCGGCCGGGGCCGGTACGCCGATCAGCATCACGGTGCTGATTGCCCTGCTCGTCTGCCTGATTCCGACCACCATTGCCGGATTGCTGTCGGCGATTGGTGTGGCCGGAATGAGCCGCATGATGCAGGCCAACGTAATCGCCACCTCCGGGCGTGCTGTCGAGGCCGCTGGTGACGTCGACGTGCTGCTGATGGACAAGACCGGAACGATCACGCTGGGCAACCGCCAGGCTTCCACCTTCCTGCCGGCCGAGCGGGTGACCGAGGCCGAACTGGCCGATGCCGCCCAACTGGCCTCGCTGGCCGATGAAACCCCGGAAGGGCGCAGCATCGTGGTCCTGGCCAAGCAACGCTTCTCGTTGCGGGAGCGCGACATCCACGCCCTGGATGCCCATTTCGTGCACTTCTCGGCCCATACCCGGATGAGCGGCGTCGATTTGGGCGATCGCCAGATTCGCAAGGGTGCAGCCGATGCCATCAGGAAACATGTCGAGTCGCTGGGCGGTACTTTCCCGTTGAATGTCTCGGGCATCGTCGATGAAGTCGCACGCCGCGGCAGCACGCCGCTGGTGGTCTCCGAAGGCACCCGTGTCGTGGGTGTCATCGAACTCAAGGACATCGTCAAGGGCGGCATCAAGGAGCGCTTTGCCGAACTGCGCAAGATGGGCATCAAGACCGTCATGGTCACCGGCGACAACCGGGTGACCGCTGCTGCCATCGCCGCCGAAGCCGGCGTCGATGACTTCCTGTCGGAGGCGACGCCGGAGGCCAAGCTGGCGTTGATTCGTGAGTATCAGGCTGAAGGTCGCTTGGTGGCGATGACTGGCGACGGCACCAACGATGCCCCCGCGCTGGCTCAGGCCGACGTCGCGGTGGCGATGAACACCGGCACCCAAGCGGCCAAGGAGGCCGGCAACATGGTCGATCTGGATTCCAATCCGACCAAGCTGATCGAGGTGGTCGAAACCGGCAAGCAGATGTTGATGACGCGCGGCTCGCTGACCACCTTCAGTATTGCCAACGATATCGCCAAATATTTCGCCATCATCCCGGCGGCCTTTGTCACCACCTACCCGCAGCTTGCCGCGCTCAACGTCATGGGGCTGGCCAGCCCGGCCTCGGCGATCCTGTCGGCGGTAATTTTCAATGCCTTGATCATCGTCTTCCTGATTCCGCTGGCCTTGAAGGGTGTCAAGTACCGGCCCCTCGGTGCAGCAGCCCTGTTGCGTCAGAACCTGGTGATCTACGGCCTGGGTGGCTTCATCGTTCCATTTATTGGCATCAAGCTGATTGACCTGGTGATTGCCACCATCGGTCTGGCCTGA
- the kdpC gene encoding potassium-transporting ATPase subunit KdpC: MKTLLRPAISLFVLLTAVTGVVYPLVVTGVAKVAFPEAASGSLIVQDGKAVGSRLIGQNFTDPKHFWGRPSATGPMPYNASASGGSNLGALNPVLVDAVKGRIEALKAADPDNQSPIPADLVNASGSGLDPHISPEAAAYQVARVARERHLPVADLEALLSQHTEGRQWGVFGEPRVNVLELNIALDSI, encoded by the coding sequence ATGAAAACCTTGTTACGTCCCGCCATCAGCCTCTTCGTCCTACTCACTGCCGTTACCGGCGTGGTTTATCCCCTGGTCGTCACTGGCGTCGCCAAAGTTGCCTTTCCCGAGGCGGCCAGCGGCAGCCTGATCGTCCAGGATGGCAAAGCGGTCGGCTCCCGGCTGATTGGGCAAAACTTCACTGATCCCAAGCATTTCTGGGGCCGTCCCTCGGCGACCGGGCCAATGCCTTACAACGCCTCGGCCTCAGGCGGCTCCAACCTGGGGGCGCTCAATCCGGTGCTGGTCGATGCCGTCAAGGGCCGAATCGAAGCTCTGAAGGCAGCCGACCCCGACAACCAGAGCCCGATTCCGGCCGACCTGGTCAATGCCTCGGGCAGCGGTCTTGACCCCCATATCAGCCCGGAAGCGGCAGCCTACCAAGTGGCGCGCGTTGCCCGGGAACGGCATCTGCCAGTCGCCGATCTCGAGGCGCTGCTCAGCCAACACACCGAAGGCCGTCAATGGGGTGTTTTTGGCGAGCCCCGGGTCAATGTGCTCGAACTCAATATTGCTCTTGATTCCATTTGA
- the rpe gene encoding ribulose-phosphate 3-epimerase encodes MARPGFIIAPSILSANFARLGEEVSDVIAAGADWIHFDVMDNHYVPNLTIGPLVCEAIRPCTTAPIDVHLMVRPVDRIIPDFARAGANVIAFHPEASEHVDRSLSLIRDAGCQAGLVFNPATPLDHMDYVLDKLDLVLLMSVNPGFGGQKFIPGTLAKAREARARLDAYEQRSGRRIRLEIDGGVNTANIAEIARAGVDAFVAGSAVFGAGKDSDPQRYNTVIGLLRGELAKV; translated from the coding sequence ATGGCCAGGCCGGGATTCATCATTGCCCCGAGTATCCTTTCGGCCAACTTCGCCAGGCTGGGCGAGGAAGTTTCCGACGTCATCGCCGCCGGCGCCGACTGGATCCATTTCGACGTAATGGACAACCACTATGTCCCCAACCTGACCATCGGCCCGCTCGTCTGCGAAGCGATCCGCCCGTGTACCACGGCGCCGATCGATGTGCATCTGATGGTCAGGCCGGTCGACCGCATCATTCCCGACTTCGCCCGGGCCGGGGCGAATGTCATCGCTTTCCACCCGGAAGCCTCCGAACACGTCGACCGCAGCCTGTCGCTGATCCGTGATGCCGGCTGTCAGGCCGGCCTCGTCTTCAACCCGGCGACGCCGCTCGACCACATGGACTACGTCCTTGACAAGCTCGACCTCGTCCTGCTGATGAGTGTCAACCCCGGCTTCGGCGGGCAGAAGTTCATCCCCGGCACGCTGGCCAAGGCGCGGGAAGCCCGCGCCCGGCTCGACGCCTACGAACAGCGCAGCGGTCGCCGTATCCGGCTTGAGATCGACGGCGGCGTCAATACCGCCAACATTGCCGAGATCGCCCGTGCCGGAGTCGATGCCTTCGTCGCCGGCTCCGCCGTCTTTGGCGCCGGCAAGGACAGCGATCCGCAGCGCTACAACACCGTCATCGGCCTCCTGCGCGGCGAACTGGCGAAGGTCTGA
- a CDS encoding phosphoribosylaminoimidazolesuccinocarboxamide synthase, whose amino-acid sequence MSTPLFQSSITSLPLLSRGKVRDIYAVDADKLLIVTSDRLSAFDVVLPDPIPRKGEVLTAVADFWFARLGHIVPNQLTGIDPESVVAANEREQVRGRSVVARRLRPLPIEAVVRGYVIGSGWNDYRATGAICGIPLPPGLKMAARLPSPIFTPATKAAVGDHDENVSFEQAMAICQAALADALAGSGKNGADLCLEARDAAIRLYEEAAVHAATRGIIIADTKFEFGIDGAGTLHLIDEALTPDSSRFWPADQYQEGSNPPSYDKQYVRDYLETLDWDKKAPGPNLPADVIARTSAKYIEACERLTGHSL is encoded by the coding sequence GTGTCCACGCCTCTTTTCCAGTCATCGATCACCAGCTTGCCGCTGCTCTCGCGGGGCAAGGTCCGCGACATTTACGCGGTGGACGCCGACAAGCTGCTGATTGTCACCAGCGACCGCCTGTCGGCCTTCGACGTCGTCCTGCCCGACCCGATCCCGCGCAAGGGCGAGGTGCTGACTGCGGTGGCCGATTTCTGGTTCGCAAGACTCGGCCATATCGTGCCCAACCAACTGACCGGAATCGATCCGGAATCGGTCGTCGCCGCCAATGAGCGCGAGCAGGTGCGCGGCCGCTCCGTCGTCGCCAGACGTCTGCGGCCGCTGCCGATCGAGGCTGTCGTGCGCGGCTATGTGATCGGCAGCGGCTGGAACGACTACCGGGCGACCGGCGCCATCTGCGGCATCCCGCTCCCGCCCGGGCTCAAGATGGCGGCCCGGCTGCCATCGCCGATCTTCACGCCGGCAACCAAGGCGGCGGTCGGCGACCACGACGAGAATGTCTCTTTCGAGCAGGCTATGGCCATCTGCCAGGCCGCCCTCGCCGACGCCCTCGCAGGCAGTGGCAAGAACGGCGCCGATCTGTGCCTGGAGGCCCGCGACGCCGCCATCCGCCTGTACGAGGAAGCAGCGGTCCACGCTGCGACGCGCGGCATCATCATCGCCGACACCAAATTCGAGTTCGGCATCGACGGCGCCGGCACGCTGCACCTGATCGACGAGGCGCTGACCCCTGACTCGTCGCGCTTCTGGCCGGCCGACCAATATCAGGAAGGCAGCAACCCGCCGTCCTACGACAAGCAATACGTCCGCGACTACCTGGAAACGCTGGACTGGGACAAGAAGGCGCCCGGCCCGAACCTGCCGGCCGACGTCATCGCCAGGACCAGCGCCAAGTACATCGAGGCATGCGAGCGGCTGACCGGGCACAGCTTATAG
- a CDS encoding DUF3422 family protein encodes MRQKSVWLASITTWQTSTGKRLLDEAAPGLEREFGRYPASRTAVRAAITTIRRAGDNVAITAHLNNEFHARPPIARLGATLVSHLAFKQNATDVQAAHRGSARIPHSGLPTFHEFLQRRLLLAMNTCAAISPRQVELCTRVASNGQLLRTRVDIERDRQNQELLVQMNTCAHLQLRLQETVECRSVVVLTYYGS; translated from the coding sequence TTGCGCCAGAAGTCGGTTTGGCTTGCTTCGATAACAACGTGGCAGACGTCGACCGGCAAGCGCCTGCTCGATGAGGCGGCCCCTGGGCTGGAGCGGGAATTCGGCCGCTACCCGGCATCGCGCACGGCGGTCCGAGCCGCGATAACTACAATCCGCCGCGCTGGCGACAACGTCGCTATCACGGCGCACCTCAACAACGAATTCCATGCCCGTCCGCCGATTGCCCGGCTCGGGGCGACGCTGGTTTCGCATTTGGCCTTCAAGCAGAATGCGACCGACGTCCAAGCGGCGCATCGAGGATCTGCGCGAATCCCGCATTCTGGACTGCCGACCTTCCACGAATTCTTGCAACGTCGCCTGCTGCTGGCGATGAATACCTGCGCGGCGATCAGCCCCCGCCAGGTAGAACTCTGCACCCGCGTCGCCAGCAACGGCCAGTTGCTGCGTACCCGTGTCGACATCGAACGCGACCGCCAGAACCAGGAACTGCTCGTCCAGATGAACACGTGCGCGCATTTGCAATTGCGCCTGCAGGAAACGGTCGAGTGCCGGTCGGTCGTCGTCCTGACCTATTACGGCTCGTAG
- the kdpA gene encoding potassium-transporting ATPase subunit KdpA, with protein sequence MSNHAWILLGIFLVILLLTVKPLGTYIANVMEGRFRLAGKIESPLYRLCGIRPDEEMGWLKYAFAILIFNALGALVVYTLQRLQADLPLNPQDFPSVSPDSAFNTAISFATNTNWQGYGGESTMSYLTQMLGLGVQNFLSAATGIVVVIALIRGFARHSAKTVGNAWVDLTRVTLYVLLPMAIVCALALTSQGVIQNFDAYKDVTKLEVTSFDNPKLDDAGQPLKDDKGAPLTEPAHTQTQTLAMGPVASQEAIKMLGTNGGGFMNANSAHPYENPTPLSNFIQMLSIFLIPAALCFTFGRMVGDTRQGWAVLAAMTLMFVALAYTAMHFEQQANPLFTQLGVDPAAGNMEGKETRFGIAESGLFATITTLASCGAVNAMHDSFTPLGGLVPLVDMQLGEVVFGGVGTGLYGMLVFAILAVFVAGLMIGRTPEYLGKKIEAYEMKMVSLVILVTPMLVLVGTAIAVSVAAGKAGVGNPGAHGFSEILYAFTSAANNNGSAFAGLSANTPCYNVMLGIAMWFGRFGVIVPVLAIAGSLAAKKRIPVGAGTLPTHGPLFVTLLIGTVLLVGLLNYVPALALGPVIEHLMLWAAQ encoded by the coding sequence ATGAGCAACCATGCCTGGATTCTGCTCGGGATATTTCTCGTCATCCTCTTGCTGACCGTCAAACCCTTGGGGACTTACATCGCCAATGTGATGGAAGGCCGCTTCCGCCTGGCCGGCAAGATTGAAAGCCCGCTCTATCGCCTGTGCGGCATCCGCCCGGATGAAGAAATGGGCTGGCTGAAATACGCCTTCGCTATCCTGATCTTCAATGCCCTTGGCGCCCTGGTGGTCTACACCCTGCAACGCCTGCAGGCCGACCTGCCGCTCAATCCGCAGGACTTCCCAAGTGTCAGCCCGGATTCGGCCTTCAATACCGCGATCAGCTTTGCCACCAACACCAACTGGCAAGGCTATGGCGGTGAATCGACCATGAGCTACCTGACCCAGATGCTGGGGCTCGGCGTGCAGAACTTTCTTTCAGCGGCGACCGGCATCGTTGTGGTGATCGCCCTGATCCGCGGTTTTGCCCGCCATTCGGCCAAGACCGTCGGCAATGCCTGGGTCGATCTGACCCGCGTCACTCTCTATGTACTGCTGCCAATGGCCATCGTTTGTGCGCTGGCACTGACCAGCCAGGGTGTCATCCAGAATTTCGACGCTTACAAGGACGTGACGAAGCTTGAAGTGACCAGCTTCGACAACCCGAAGCTCGATGACGCCGGCCAGCCGCTCAAGGACGACAAGGGCGCCCCGCTCACCGAACCGGCACATACCCAGACCCAGACTCTGGCCATGGGTCCGGTCGCTTCGCAGGAAGCGATCAAGATGCTGGGTACCAACGGGGGAGGCTTCATGAACGCCAATTCGGCGCATCCTTATGAGAACCCGACGCCGCTGTCCAACTTTATCCAGATGCTGTCGATCTTCCTGATTCCGGCTGCCCTGTGCTTCACCTTCGGCCGCATGGTCGGCGATACCCGTCAGGGCTGGGCAGTGCTGGCCGCGATGACCCTGATGTTTGTCGCTCTGGCCTATACCGCCATGCATTTCGAGCAGCAGGCGAATCCGCTGTTCACCCAGCTCGGTGTCGATCCGGCCGCCGGCAATATGGAAGGCAAGGAAACCCGCTTCGGCATCGCCGAGTCCGGCCTGTTCGCTACCATCACGACGCTCGCCTCCTGTGGCGCGGTCAACGCCATGCACGACTCGTTTACGCCGCTCGGTGGGCTGGTGCCGCTGGTCGACATGCAGCTTGGCGAAGTGGTGTTCGGCGGCGTCGGCACGGGCCTTTACGGCATGCTTGTGTTTGCCATCCTGGCGGTGTTTGTCGCGGGCCTGATGATCGGCCGGACGCCGGAGTATCTTGGCAAGAAGATTGAAGCCTACGAGATGAAGATGGTTTCGCTCGTCATTCTCGTGACGCCGATGCTGGTGTTGGTTGGTACGGCCATCGCGGTCAGTGTCGCCGCCGGCAAGGCGGGCGTCGGCAATCCAGGTGCGCACGGCTTTTCGGAAATCCTGTACGCCTTCACCTCAGCCGCCAACAACAATGGCAGCGCCTTCGCCGGGCTGTCGGCCAATACGCCGTGCTATAACGTCATGCTGGGTATCGCCATGTGGTTCGGCCGCTTCGGCGTGATCGTCCCGGTGTTGGCCATCGCCGGCTCGCTGGCGGCAAAGAAACGAATTCCTGTGGGCGCCGGCACCTTGCCGACCCATGGCCCGCTCTTCGTCACCTTGCTGATCGGCACCGTGCTCCTGGTGGGCCTCCTGAATTACGTCCCGGCGTTGGCTCTTGGCCCAGTCATTGAGCATCTGATGCTCTGGGCCGCTCAATAA
- the kdpF gene encoding K(+)-transporting ATPase subunit F — protein sequence MTWLLVLSGTAAAGLLIYLIAALLNPEDFS from the coding sequence ATGACCTGGCTTCTCGTTCTCAGTGGCACCGCTGCCGCTGGCCTGCTGATTTATCTGATCGCAGCGCTGCTTAATCCGGAGGACTTCTCATGA
- a CDS encoding winged helix-turn-helix domain-containing protein, whose amino-acid sequence MGRPFKGEGSVAEALKIVKEAKSVEQLRQAQAVVLPLCYGLNLEQTAAVIGVSLSWASRLRNAFLAGHRVGGESEPARGGRHRENFTRAQEAELLKPFFDQAAKGGILVVSQIKPALEKALGRPMALSSAYNVLHRNGWRKLAPDKRHPQSDPTAQEAWKKNSPTPLPNSGEISLKEPRSI is encoded by the coding sequence ATGGGAAGGCCGTTCAAGGGAGAGGGGTCGGTAGCGGAGGCGCTGAAGATTGTCAAAGAAGCCAAGAGTGTGGAACAACTGCGCCAGGCCCAAGCGGTTGTTCTGCCGTTGTGCTACGGTTTGAATCTTGAGCAGACCGCCGCGGTGATCGGTGTTTCGCTCAGTTGGGCCTCACGATTACGCAACGCGTTTCTGGCTGGACATCGGGTAGGCGGTGAATCGGAACCTGCACGAGGCGGACGCCACCGGGAGAATTTCACCCGAGCGCAAGAAGCCGAACTGTTGAAACCCTTTTTCGACCAAGCGGCCAAGGGCGGTATATTGGTCGTCAGTCAGATCAAGCCGGCCCTGGAGAAAGCGCTGGGACGCCCGATGGCGCTGTCCTCCGCCTACAACGTGCTGCATCGCAACGGTTGGCGCAAGCTGGCGCCAGACAAGCGACATCCGCAAAGTGATCCGACCGCGCAGGAGGCGTGGAAAAAAAACTCCCCGACACCCTTGCCGAACTCCGGAGAGATTTCGCTCAAGGAACCCCGATCCATCTGA
- a CDS encoding winged helix-turn-helix domain-containing protein, which produces MGRLFKGEGSVAEALKIVKEAKSVEQLRQAQAVVLPLCYGLNLEQTAAVIGVSLSWASRLRNAFLAGHRVGGESEPARGGRHRENFTRAQEAELLKPFFDQAAKGGILVISQIKPALEKALGRPMALSSAYNVLHRNGWRKLAPDKRHPQSDPTAQEAWKKNSPTPLPNSGEISLKEPRSV; this is translated from the coding sequence ATGGGAAGGCTGTTCAAGGGAGAGGGGTCGGTAGCGGAGGCGCTGAAGATTGTCAAAGAAGCCAAGAGTGTGGAACAACTGCGCCAGGCCCAAGCGGTTGTTCTGCCGTTGTGCTACGGGTTGAATCTTGAGCAGACCGCCGCGGTGATCGGCGTTTCGCTCAGTTGGGCCTCACGATTACGCAACGCGTTTCTGGCTGGACATCGGGTAGGCGGTGAATCGGAACCTGCACGAGGCGGGCGCCACCGGGAGAATTTCACCCGAGCGCAAGAAGCCGAACTGTTGAAACCCTTTTTCGACCAAGCGGCCAAGGGCGGTATATTGGTCATCAGTCAGATCAAGCCGGCCCTGGAGAAAGCGCTGGGACGCCCGATGGCGCTGTCCTCCGCCTACAACGTGCTGCATCGCAACGGTTGGCGCAAGCTGGCGCCAGACAAGCGACATCCGCAAAGTGATCCGACCGCGCAGGAGGCGTGGAAAAAAAACTCCCCGACACCCTTGCCGAACTCCGGAGAGATTTCGCTCAAGGAACCCCGATCCGTCTGA